In the Piscinibacter sp. XHJ-5 genome, one interval contains:
- a CDS encoding ATP-binding protein, whose product MTLRARLLLLVLAVLLPTAGLVLWVVSSAYLREAESSQQRLRETVRALSLVVDREFDKRAAVARTLASSPAIAAGDWQAFHAQARAATQDTGSWIVLVDHDDQLLNTSVPFGTPLPKRSWTPDRSLADGDRVEVSNLRIGPVTRQPVLAVFAPERHFSPARYNVGVVFSPAALQAIVAGQHLPPGWTAEIADREHRIVARVPDIERWLGQPLPAALSSALRARADGRVDAVALDGVLRSAFFSRSPVHGWSFIIGVPQEALTEAARTAAWRAAAAAALLGAFALALATWAARRIREPIAMLERAARQLERDVVPDLPPSGLAEADAVGTALRRAGMQAALDLSERQHAIDELRRGEESQRLLVQINDATRGLSDPVQVQWEIVCRVGRHFGASRCTYGEIEADQQSFSIHRDYTHGVASMAGRHSLEDYGAQIIEQLRAGRSVAMSDRVDDARVAAPAVQAAYERIDTRAMLAVPLVKDARLVAVLVLHDSRPRPFSAEDVALLEQLAERSWFAVENARAASALRESRDVLSLAMRSGRMGAWSRDLIADRVWWSRELEEIFGLEPGTFGGRVDAFRLLVHPEDRARLAQAIARALETREDYSVEFRFHHASGDWRWMEGRGRAVYGADGRPTMLYGLGIDIHDRKHIEQELRRLNAELSDADRRKDEFLATLAHELRNPLAPITNALEILRLKDPADAETRWTRDVIDRQVRQMTRLVDDLLDVARITRGKIQLRLERVTLAGIVHGAIEAARPFIEASGHTLDVRLPAEPVWLEADATRLTQVLLNLLNNAAKYTPRGGRIEVEAAAAGEAAITVRDNGIGIAAEHLARVFEMFSQVAPALERSQGGLGIGLALARGLVDLHGGRIEAHSGGVGCGSEFIVRLPLAPAQVVPAPAAGPAPAGARQRVLVVDDNRDAADSLAMMLELSGHQVAIAHDGEGALTHREAFDPDVVLLDIGMPGMNGYEVARRWREAGGTRTRIVALTGWGQEDDKRRAVAAGFDHHLTKPVDPDRLLAVLHAGADVAA is encoded by the coding sequence ATGACGCTGCGTGCACGACTGCTGCTGCTGGTGTTGGCCGTGCTGCTGCCGACCGCCGGCCTGGTGCTGTGGGTCGTGTCGTCGGCCTATCTGCGCGAAGCCGAATCCTCGCAACAGCGGCTGCGCGAGACGGTGCGGGCGCTGTCGCTGGTGGTGGACCGCGAGTTCGACAAGCGCGCCGCGGTCGCACGCACGCTGGCCAGCTCGCCGGCCATCGCGGCCGGCGACTGGCAGGCGTTTCACGCGCAGGCGCGCGCGGCGACGCAAGACACCGGCAGCTGGATCGTGCTGGTCGACCACGACGACCAGCTCCTGAACACCTCCGTGCCGTTCGGCACGCCGCTGCCCAAGCGCAGCTGGACGCCGGACCGCTCTCTCGCCGACGGCGACCGCGTCGAGGTGAGCAACCTGCGCATCGGGCCCGTGACCCGGCAGCCGGTGCTGGCGGTGTTCGCGCCGGAGCGTCATTTCTCGCCGGCGCGCTACAACGTGGGCGTCGTCTTCAGCCCGGCGGCGCTGCAGGCCATCGTCGCGGGTCAGCACCTGCCGCCCGGCTGGACGGCCGAGATCGCTGATCGCGAGCACCGCATCGTCGCCCGGGTGCCCGACATCGAGCGCTGGCTCGGCCAGCCGCTGCCGGCGGCCCTCAGTTCGGCGCTGCGCGCCAGGGCGGACGGCCGCGTCGACGCGGTCGCGCTCGACGGCGTGCTGCGGTCGGCGTTCTTCAGCCGGTCGCCGGTGCATGGCTGGAGCTTCATCATCGGCGTCCCGCAAGAGGCCCTCACCGAGGCCGCGCGCACTGCGGCCTGGAGAGCCGCCGCGGCGGCCGCGCTGCTGGGCGCTTTCGCGCTCGCACTGGCCACCTGGGCCGCGCGACGCATCCGCGAGCCGATTGCAATGCTCGAGCGTGCGGCTCGGCAGCTGGAGCGCGACGTGGTGCCCGACCTTCCGCCCAGCGGCCTGGCCGAAGCCGACGCCGTCGGCACGGCGCTGCGCCGCGCCGGCATGCAGGCCGCGCTGGACCTGTCGGAGCGCCAGCATGCGATCGACGAGCTGCGCCGCGGCGAGGAGTCGCAACGGCTGCTGGTGCAGATCAACGACGCGACGCGCGGCCTGAGCGACCCCGTGCAGGTGCAGTGGGAGATCGTCTGCCGCGTCGGCCGTCACTTCGGCGCGAGCCGCTGCACCTACGGCGAGATCGAAGCCGACCAGCAGTCCTTCAGCATCCACCGCGACTACACGCACGGAGTGGCGAGCATGGCCGGGCGGCACAGCCTCGAGGACTACGGCGCCCAGATCATCGAGCAGCTGCGCGCCGGGCGCAGCGTGGCGATGTCCGACCGGGTCGACGATGCACGCGTGGCGGCGCCGGCGGTGCAGGCGGCGTACGAGCGCATCGACACCCGCGCGATGCTGGCCGTGCCGCTGGTCAAGGACGCACGCCTGGTGGCGGTGCTCGTGTTGCACGACAGTCGGCCGCGGCCCTTTTCGGCCGAGGATGTGGCGCTGCTGGAGCAGCTCGCGGAGCGCAGCTGGTTCGCCGTCGAGAATGCGCGCGCCGCCTCGGCGCTGCGCGAGAGCCGGGACGTCCTGTCCCTGGCGATGCGCAGCGGGCGCATGGGTGCGTGGTCGCGAGACCTGATTGCCGATCGCGTCTGGTGGAGCCGCGAGCTGGAGGAGATCTTCGGCCTCGAGCCAGGCACCTTCGGCGGCCGGGTGGACGCGTTTCGCCTGCTGGTCCATCCGGAGGACCGCGCGCGATTGGCCCAGGCCATCGCCCGCGCCCTGGAGACGCGCGAGGACTACTCGGTCGAGTTCCGCTTCCATCACGCGAGCGGCGACTGGCGCTGGATGGAGGGCCGCGGGCGTGCCGTGTACGGCGCCGACGGTCGGCCGACGATGCTGTACGGGCTGGGCATCGACATCCACGACCGCAAGCACATCGAGCAGGAGCTGCGTCGCCTGAATGCGGAGCTGTCCGATGCCGACCGTCGCAAGGACGAATTCCTGGCGACGCTCGCGCACGAGCTGCGCAACCCGCTGGCGCCCATCACCAACGCGCTCGAGATCCTGCGGCTCAAGGACCCGGCCGATGCGGAGACGCGCTGGACGCGCGACGTCATCGATCGCCAGGTGCGGCAGATGACGCGGCTGGTCGACGACCTGCTCGATGTCGCGCGCATCACGCGCGGCAAGATCCAGCTGCGCCTGGAGCGGGTCACGCTGGCCGGCATCGTGCACGGAGCGATCGAGGCGGCGCGGCCCTTCATCGAGGCGTCCGGCCACACCCTCGATGTGCGGCTGCCGGCCGAGCCGGTGTGGCTGGAGGCGGATGCGACCCGCCTCACGCAGGTGCTGCTGAATCTTCTGAACAACGCCGCCAAGTACACGCCGCGCGGCGGCCGCATCGAGGTGGAGGCCGCGGCGGCGGGCGAAGCAGCGATCACGGTGCGCGACAACGGCATCGGCATCGCCGCCGAGCACCTCGCGCGCGTCTTCGAGATGTTCTCGCAGGTCGCGCCTGCGCTGGAGCGTTCGCAAGGCGGGCTGGGCATCGGCCTCGCGCTGGCGCGCGGGCTCGTCGACCTGCACGGCGGCCGCATCGAGGCGCACAGCGGCGGCGTCGGCTGCGGCAGCGAATTCATCGTGCGGCTGCCGCTGGCCCCAGCCCAGGTGGTGCCGGCGCCGGCCGCCGGCCCGGCGCCTGCCGGGGCGCGGCAGCGCGTGCTGGTGGTCGACGACAACCGTGACGCCGCCGACAGCCTCGCGATGATGCTGGAGCTGTCCGGGCACCAGGTGGCCATCGCGCACGACGGCGAAGGTGCGCTGACGCATCGCGAAGCGTTCGATCCCGACGTGGTGCTGCTCGATATCGGCATGCCCGGCATGAACGGCTACGAGGTGGCGCGCCGCTGGCGCGAGGCCGGTGGCACGCGCACGCGAATCGTCGCGCTGACCGGCTGGGGGCAGGAAGACGACAAGCGCCGTGCGGTCGCGGCCGGCTTCGATCACCACCTGACGAAGCCCGTCGATCCTGACCGCCTGCTCGCCGTGCTGCACGCGGGCGCGGACGTCGCGGCCTAG
- a CDS encoding cystathionine gamma-synthase family protein — protein sequence MTEQGITTRIVHSDRHGGVEHGGLHKPIHSSVQYGFERVEDLIGVFQGTVKGGFNYARQGTPTTAALERKITALEQGVGTVCFASGMAALSAVFLTLLRAGDHLISSRFVFGNTNSLFGTLGELGIAVSKVDAGSVAAVEAALRPSTRMVFVETVANPGTQVPDLAAIGDLCRRRGLLYVVDNTVTSPLLFRPRTVGAGLVVNSLSKTLAGHGAALGGAVTDVGGFDWQGWPNLFAAYRRGDPAQWGLTQLRKKGLRDMGGSLSSEQAHQIGLGAETAALRVAHTSATALAVARFLAGHPAVAAVHYPMLESHPQHALAKAHFSAGSWLLSFELRDAATTLATIDRLRIPIKATGLGDTRTLVIPVAPTIFWEAGAEGRAEMGIADGLVRLSIGLEEGADLLADLEQALPRR from the coding sequence ATGACAGAGCAGGGCATCACCACTCGCATCGTCCATTCCGATCGCCACGGCGGCGTCGAGCATGGCGGGCTGCACAAGCCGATTCACAGCTCGGTGCAGTACGGCTTCGAGCGCGTCGAGGACCTGATCGGCGTGTTCCAGGGCACCGTCAAGGGCGGCTTCAACTATGCCCGCCAGGGGACGCCCACGACGGCGGCGCTGGAGCGCAAGATCACGGCGCTCGAGCAGGGCGTCGGCACGGTGTGCTTCGCCAGCGGCATGGCGGCGCTGAGCGCGGTGTTCCTCACGCTGCTGCGCGCCGGGGATCACCTGATCAGCAGCCGCTTCGTGTTCGGCAACACCAACAGCCTGTTCGGCACGCTGGGCGAGCTGGGCATCGCGGTGAGCAAGGTGGATGCGGGCTCGGTGGCCGCCGTCGAGGCGGCGCTGCGGCCGAGCACGCGCATGGTGTTCGTCGAGACCGTGGCCAACCCGGGTACCCAGGTGCCCGATCTCGCGGCCATCGGCGACCTGTGCCGCCGGCGCGGACTGCTGTACGTCGTCGACAACACCGTCACGTCGCCGCTGCTGTTCCGGCCGCGCACCGTCGGCGCCGGGCTGGTGGTCAATTCGCTGAGCAAGACCCTCGCCGGCCACGGGGCCGCGCTCGGCGGCGCCGTCACCGACGTGGGCGGCTTCGACTGGCAAGGCTGGCCGAACCTCTTCGCCGCCTACCGCCGCGGCGACCCGGCGCAATGGGGGCTGACGCAGCTCCGCAAGAAGGGACTGCGCGACATGGGCGGCTCCCTGTCGTCCGAGCAGGCGCATCAGATCGGCCTGGGCGCCGAGACCGCGGCGCTGCGGGTGGCCCACACCAGCGCCACGGCGCTCGCCGTGGCACGTTTCCTGGCCGGCCATCCGGCGGTCGCCGCGGTGCACTATCCGATGCTGGAGTCTCACCCGCAGCACGCGCTGGCGAAGGCGCACTTCTCGGCGGGATCCTGGCTGCTGTCGTTCGAGCTGCGCGACGCCGCGACGACGCTGGCGACGATCGACCGGCTGCGCATCCCGATCAAGGCCACCGGACTGGGAGACACGCGAACGCTCGTGATCCCGGTTGCGCCGACGATCTTCTGGGAGGCGGGTGCCGAAGGACGCGCCGAGATGGGCATCGCCGACGGGCTGGTGCGGCTGTCGATCGGCCTGGAGGAGGGGGCCGACCTGTTGGCCGACCTGGAGCAGGCGCTGCCGCGGCGCTGA
- a CDS encoding isovaleryl-CoA dehydrogenase — translation MNLPGLDFQLGDDINSLRDAVREFAQAEIAPRAAEIDRSDQFPMDLWRKMGELGVLGVTVSEEYGGANMGYLAHMIAMEEISRASASVGLSYGAHSNLCVNQIKRNGNEAQRRKYLPKLISGEHVGALAMSESGAGSDVIGMKLKAEDKGGHYVLNGTKMWITNGPDADTLVVYAKTEPELGARGVTAFLIEKGMKGFSIAQKLDKLGMRGSHTGELVFQNVEVPAENVLGALNGGAKVLMSGLDYERAVLAAGPVGIMQSVMDNVMPYIHDRKQFGQSIGEFQLVQGKVADMYTVLQAARAFCYTVGKNLDMLGAGHVRQVRKDCASVILWCAEKATWMAGEGIQLFGGNGYINEYPLGRLWRDAKLYEIGAGTSEIRRMLIGRELFAETM, via the coding sequence ATGAACCTGCCCGGCCTCGACTTCCAACTCGGCGACGACATCAACTCCCTGCGCGACGCGGTGCGCGAATTCGCGCAGGCCGAAATCGCACCGCGCGCGGCCGAGATCGACAGGAGCGACCAGTTCCCGATGGACCTGTGGCGCAAGATGGGCGAGCTCGGCGTGCTGGGCGTCACCGTGTCCGAGGAATACGGCGGCGCGAACATGGGCTACCTCGCGCACATGATCGCGATGGAGGAGATCAGCCGCGCCTCTGCCTCGGTCGGCCTGTCGTACGGCGCTCACAGCAACCTGTGCGTCAACCAGATCAAGCGCAACGGCAACGAGGCGCAGAGGCGCAAGTACCTGCCCAAGCTGATCAGCGGCGAGCACGTGGGGGCCTTGGCGATGAGCGAATCGGGCGCCGGCTCCGACGTCATCGGCATGAAGCTGAAGGCCGAGGACAAGGGCGGCCACTACGTGCTCAACGGCACCAAGATGTGGATCACCAATGGCCCGGACGCCGACACGCTGGTGGTCTACGCGAAGACCGAGCCCGAGCTCGGCGCGCGCGGCGTCACCGCCTTCCTGATCGAGAAGGGCATGAAGGGCTTCTCGATCGCGCAGAAGCTCGACAAGCTCGGCATGCGCGGCAGCCACACCGGCGAGCTGGTGTTCCAGAACGTCGAGGTGCCGGCGGAGAACGTGCTGGGTGCGCTCAACGGCGGCGCCAAGGTGCTGATGAGCGGCCTGGACTACGAGCGCGCGGTGCTGGCCGCCGGGCCCGTCGGCATCATGCAGTCGGTGATGGACAACGTGATGCCCTACATCCACGACCGCAAGCAGTTCGGGCAGAGCATCGGCGAGTTCCAGCTGGTGCAGGGCAAGGTGGCCGACATGTACACCGTGCTGCAGGCGGCGCGCGCCTTCTGCTACACGGTGGGCAAGAACCTCGACATGCTGGGCGCCGGGCATGTGCGCCAGGTGCGCAAGGACTGCGCTTCGGTGATCCTCTGGTGCGCCGAGAAGGCGACCTGGATGGCCGGCGAGGGCATCCAGCTCTTCGGCGGCAACGGCTACATCAACGAGTACCCGCTGGGTCGGCTGTGGCGCGACGCCAAGCTCTACGAGATCGGGGCAGGGACCTCGGAGATCCGAAGGATGCTGATCGGCCGGGAGCTGTTCGCCGAGACGATGTGA
- the chrA gene encoding chromate efflux transporter: MHPTDRPAAPSFREAFLFWLKLGFISFGGPAGQIAVMHQELVERRRWISERRFLHALNYCMVLPGPEAQQLATYIGWLLHRTWGGIVAGGLFVLPSLVILIALSWIYLAFGHTPLVAGLFHGIKPAVTAIVLHAAHRIGSRALKNGALWAIAAASFVAIFVLNLPFPLIVLAAGVIGAIGGRFAPQRFAIGANHAGEAASAGAAVIDDDTPTPPHALHRWSRFARLATVGLLLWAIAMGALLAAVGWDGTLTQMGWFFTKAALLTFGGAYAVLPYVYQGAVEQHHWLSAPQMIDGLALGETTPGPLIMVVAFVGFVGGWTRQVLGPDVLAASGALAAAVVTYFTFLPSFVFILLGGPLVETTHRNLKFTAPLTAITAAVVGVILNLALFFAYHVLWPQGLSGRFDAVSALIAVSAAIALIRFKRGVMEVIGASAALGLLASQL; the protein is encoded by the coding sequence ATGCACCCCACCGACCGACCCGCCGCCCCCTCTTTCCGCGAGGCCTTCCTTTTCTGGCTGAAGCTCGGTTTCATCAGCTTCGGCGGGCCGGCCGGGCAGATCGCCGTGATGCACCAGGAGCTCGTCGAACGGCGGCGCTGGATCTCGGAGCGACGCTTCCTGCATGCGCTGAACTACTGCATGGTGCTGCCGGGACCCGAGGCGCAGCAGCTCGCCACCTACATCGGCTGGCTGTTGCACCGCACCTGGGGCGGCATCGTCGCGGGCGGGCTGTTCGTGCTGCCGTCGCTCGTCATCCTGATCGCGCTGTCGTGGATCTACCTCGCCTTCGGCCATACACCGCTGGTGGCCGGCCTTTTCCACGGCATCAAGCCTGCGGTGACGGCGATCGTGCTGCACGCGGCGCACCGCATCGGGTCGCGCGCGCTGAAGAACGGCGCGCTGTGGGCCATCGCCGCCGCCTCCTTCGTGGCCATCTTCGTGCTGAATCTGCCCTTCCCGCTGATCGTGCTGGCCGCCGGGGTGATCGGCGCGATCGGCGGGCGCTTCGCGCCGCAGCGCTTCGCCATCGGCGCCAACCATGCCGGCGAGGCAGCCAGCGCTGGCGCAGCCGTCATCGACGACGACACGCCGACGCCGCCGCATGCGCTGCATCGCTGGAGTCGCTTCGCGCGCCTGGCGACGGTCGGCCTGCTGCTGTGGGCCATCGCAATGGGCGCGCTGCTGGCGGCGGTCGGCTGGGACGGCACGCTGACCCAGATGGGCTGGTTCTTCACCAAGGCCGCGCTGCTGACCTTCGGCGGCGCCTATGCCGTGCTGCCCTACGTGTACCAGGGCGCGGTGGAGCAGCACCACTGGCTCAGCGCGCCGCAGATGATCGACGGCCTGGCGCTGGGCGAGACCACGCCCGGGCCGCTGATCATGGTGGTGGCCTTCGTCGGGTTCGTCGGCGGCTGGACGCGCCAGGTGCTCGGCCCCGACGTGCTCGCGGCGTCCGGGGCGCTGGCGGCGGCGGTCGTCACCTACTTCACGTTCCTGCCCTCGTTCGTCTTCATCCTGCTCGGCGGGCCGCTGGTCGAGACCACCCACCGCAACCTGAAGTTCACCGCACCGCTCACCGCGATCACGGCGGCCGTCGTCGGTGTCATCCTCAACCTGGCGCTGTTCTTCGCCTACCACGTGCTGTGGCCGCAGGGGCTGTCGGGGCGCTTCGATGCAGTCAGCGCGCTGATCGCCGTCTCCGCGGCGATCGCGCTGATCCGCTTCAAGCGCGGCGTGATGGAGGTGATCGGCGCGTCCGCGGCGCTGGGCCTGCTGGCCTCTCAGCTCTGA
- a CDS encoding AraC family transcriptional regulator produces MLASTPLLRGPVSVVDYRCAAGPDDRPYAEHHQAWSVSYVRRGSFGCRCRGHTHELVPGSLLVGRPGDEYTCTHEHHLGGDECLAFFVSPELVGEIDRRGRAWQSGGVPPLAELVVLGELAQHAAGGANDLGLDEIGLALAARFVAVAAGGQRPARPTSADKRRAVESALWIDAHADEALTLEALAARSGWSAYHYLRVFAAVLGVTPHQYLVRCRLRRAAGLLADDDRSITDIALDVGFADLSNFVRSFQRAAGTSPRGFRRAARGDRKIFQERLARRL; encoded by the coding sequence ATGCTCGCCTCCACGCCCCTGCTGCGCGGGCCGGTGTCGGTCGTCGACTACCGCTGCGCCGCGGGGCCCGACGACAGGCCCTATGCCGAGCACCATCAGGCCTGGTCGGTGTCGTACGTGCGGCGCGGCAGCTTCGGCTGCCGTTGCCGCGGCCACACGCATGAGCTGGTGCCCGGTTCGCTGCTGGTCGGCAGGCCCGGCGACGAATACACCTGCACCCACGAGCATCACCTGGGCGGCGACGAGTGCCTTGCGTTCTTCGTGTCGCCGGAGCTCGTCGGCGAGATCGACCGCCGCGGACGCGCCTGGCAGAGCGGCGGCGTGCCGCCCCTGGCCGAGCTGGTCGTGCTCGGCGAGCTGGCGCAGCACGCGGCCGGCGGCGCGAACGACCTGGGGCTCGACGAGATCGGCCTCGCGCTGGCGGCGCGCTTCGTGGCCGTGGCCGCGGGCGGACAGCGTCCCGCCAGGCCGACCTCGGCAGACAAGCGCCGCGCCGTCGAGTCGGCGCTGTGGATCGACGCCCATGCCGACGAGGCGCTCACGCTGGAGGCGCTTGCGGCGCGCAGCGGCTGGAGCGCCTACCACTATCTGCGGGTGTTCGCGGCGGTGCTGGGGGTGACGCCGCACCAGTACCTCGTGCGCTGCCGGCTGCGCCGCGCGGCCGGCCTGCTGGCCGACGACGATCGCTCCATCACCGACATCGCGCTCGACGTCGGCTTTGCCGACCTCTCGAACTTCGTGCGCAGCTTCCAGCGCGCCGCGGGCACGTCCCCGCGCGGCTTCAGGCGGGCGGCCCGTGGCGACCGCAAGATTTTCCAAGAACGCCTGGCGCGCCGTCTCTAG
- a CDS encoding MerR family DNA-binding transcriptional regulator has translation MPAPAVAHVSPAPAATYTISQLAKEFDLTTRAIRFYEDCGLLSPQRSGRNRVYTARDRTRLKLTLRGKRLGLTLAEVKELVDMYESPRDTEAQLRKFLSVLAAHRAQLEQQLADLHANLDEVRVHEKEARRLLAEGARKKA, from the coding sequence ATGCCTGCCCCTGCTGTCGCCCACGTGTCGCCTGCGCCGGCGGCCACCTACACGATCAGCCAGCTCGCCAAGGAGTTCGACCTCACGACGCGCGCGATCCGCTTCTACGAGGACTGCGGGCTGCTCTCGCCGCAGCGCAGCGGACGCAACCGCGTCTACACGGCGCGCGACCGCACGCGGCTCAAGCTCACGCTGCGCGGCAAGCGCCTGGGCCTGACGCTGGCCGAGGTCAAGGAGCTCGTCGACATGTACGAGTCGCCGAGGGACACCGAGGCCCAGCTGCGCAAGTTCCTCTCGGTGCTGGCGGCGCACCGTGCGCAGCTCGAGCAGCAGCTGGCCGACCTGCATGCCAACCTCGACGAGGTGCGGGTGCACGAGAAGGAAGCCCGGCGGCTGCTCGCCGAAGGCGCGCGCAAGAAGGCCTGA
- a CDS encoding SRPBCC family protein, producing the protein MATIVEEFVVDAPPAAAWDVFRDVGAVHRRLAPGFVRDVQLEEGARIVTFADGLVARELIVTVDDARRRLAYAAVGTAMSHHNASFQVFEEADGRSRVVWIADLLPETLREPIAQRMAAGVKAMQAALNGMAAR; encoded by the coding sequence ATGGCCACGATCGTCGAGGAATTCGTCGTCGACGCGCCGCCCGCAGCGGCATGGGATGTGTTTCGCGACGTCGGGGCGGTGCACCGACGGCTTGCGCCGGGATTCGTGCGCGATGTGCAGCTGGAGGAAGGCGCGCGCATCGTCACCTTCGCCGACGGCCTGGTCGCGCGCGAGCTCATCGTGACCGTCGATGACGCGCGGCGGCGCCTCGCCTACGCGGCGGTCGGCACGGCGATGAGCCATCACAACGCGTCGTTCCAGGTGTTCGAGGAGGCCGACGGTCGCAGCCGGGTGGTGTGGATCGCGGACCTGCTGCCCGAAACGCTGCGCGAGCCGATCGCCCAGCGCATGGCGGCCGGCGTCAAGGCGATGCAAGCCGCGCTGAACGGCATGGCCGCCCGCTGA
- a CDS encoding pirin family protein, with protein sequence MDDSSLTVDVVVVPRTHDLGDRFEVRRALPSVERRMVGPFVFLDAMGPVVFAPGRGLDVRPHPHIGLATVTYLHSGEILHRDSVGSVQAIRPGEVNWMTAGRGIVHSERSAPEVRARGSSLAGLQCWVALPREREEDEPSFVHVEVDRLPVVEGEGATARIVAGEFFGRRAPVPTLSPLFYVDLHLQPGARITMPAAYAEQAIYVVDGVLDLGADGRFEAGRLVVLKQGAAVTLAAPDSSPARLMLLGGEPMDGPRFLSWNFVASSAERIEQAKDDWRHQRFAPVPGETEFIPLPEIPGKPVHYP encoded by the coding sequence ATGGACGATTCGAGCCTGACGGTCGACGTGGTCGTCGTGCCGCGCACCCATGACCTGGGCGACCGCTTCGAGGTGCGGCGCGCGCTGCCTTCCGTGGAGCGGCGCATGGTCGGACCCTTCGTGTTCCTCGATGCAATGGGCCCGGTGGTGTTCGCTCCGGGACGCGGGCTCGACGTGCGGCCGCATCCGCACATCGGCCTGGCGACCGTGACCTACCTGCACAGCGGCGAGATCCTGCACCGAGACAGCGTCGGCAGCGTGCAGGCGATCCGCCCCGGCGAGGTCAACTGGATGACCGCCGGCCGCGGCATCGTGCACTCGGAACGCAGCGCTCCCGAGGTTCGCGCGCGTGGCTCTTCCCTGGCCGGACTGCAGTGCTGGGTTGCGCTGCCGCGAGAGCGCGAGGAGGACGAGCCCAGCTTCGTCCACGTCGAGGTCGACCGCCTGCCGGTGGTCGAGGGCGAAGGCGCAACGGCGCGCATCGTGGCGGGCGAGTTCTTCGGCCGCCGCGCGCCGGTGCCGACGCTGTCGCCGCTGTTCTATGTCGACCTGCACCTGCAGCCGGGCGCGCGCATCACGATGCCGGCTGCCTATGCCGAGCAGGCGATCTACGTCGTCGACGGCGTGCTCGACCTCGGCGCCGACGGCCGCTTCGAAGCCGGCCGTCTCGTCGTGCTGAAGCAGGGCGCCGCGGTCACGCTGGCCGCGCCCGACAGCTCGCCGGCGCGGCTCATGCTGCTGGGGGGCGAGCCGATGGACGGCCCGCGCTTCCTCAGCTGGAACTTCGTCGCCAGCTCGGCCGAGCGCATCGAGCAGGCCAAGGACGACTGGCGCCATCAGCGCTTCGCGCCGGTGCCCGGCGAGACCGAGTTCATTCCGCTGCCCGAGATCCCGGGCAAGCCGGTGCACTATCCCTGA
- a CDS encoding VOC family protein: protein MYDHIGLKVRDLDKSVAFYRSALGALGHTQQGGDDSYAGFGPKGEPAFWLYRHAGDIGPGTHVAFRASGREAVQRFHAQGLAAGGRDNGAPGPRPDYSDTYYAAFLIDPDGHNVEAVCFD from the coding sequence ATGTACGACCACATCGGATTGAAGGTGCGTGATCTCGACAAGAGTGTCGCGTTCTATCGCAGCGCACTCGGCGCGCTGGGCCACACACAGCAAGGCGGCGACGACAGCTACGCGGGCTTCGGCCCGAAGGGCGAGCCGGCGTTCTGGCTGTATCGGCACGCCGGCGACATCGGGCCCGGCACGCACGTCGCGTTCCGTGCGTCCGGCCGCGAGGCGGTGCAGCGCTTTCATGCGCAGGGCCTGGCCGCCGGCGGACGCGACAACGGCGCGCCCGGGCCGCGGCCCGACTACAGCGACACCTACTACGCCGCCTTCCTCATCGACCCCGACGGCCACAACGTCGAGGCGGTCTGCTTCGATTGA
- a CDS encoding PaaI family thioesterase — protein MQAADPDFAARVRGSFERQAAMRTLGATLESVEQGRVVVAMSHREEFTQQHGFLHAGMLSAALDSACGYAAFSLMPADAAVLTIEFKINLLAPARGPRFRFEGQVVKPGRTISVVDGRAFELGADGASPKLIATMVATVMSVSGRGGIHH, from the coding sequence ATGCAAGCCGCCGATCCCGATTTCGCCGCCCGCGTTCGCGGCTCGTTCGAGCGCCAGGCGGCGATGCGCACGCTGGGCGCGACGCTGGAGAGCGTCGAGCAGGGGCGTGTCGTCGTGGCGATGTCGCACCGCGAGGAGTTCACCCAGCAGCACGGATTCCTGCATGCCGGCATGCTGTCGGCGGCACTCGATTCGGCCTGCGGTTATGCCGCGTTTTCACTGATGCCTGCCGACGCGGCGGTGCTGACGATCGAGTTCAAGATCAACCTGCTGGCCCCTGCGCGCGGGCCGCGCTTCCGCTTCGAGGGCCAGGTCGTCAAGCCCGGACGCACGATCAGCGTCGTCGACGGCCGCGCGTTCGAGCTGGGCGCCGACGGCGCCAGCCCGAAACTCATCGCCACGATGGTGGCCACCGTGATGTCGGTGAGCGGCCGCGGCGGCATCCATCACTAG